The Pseudochaenichthys georgianus chromosome 24, fPseGeo1.2, whole genome shotgun sequence genome includes a region encoding these proteins:
- the tbx18 gene encoding T-box transcription factor TBX18 isoform X1 yields MAEKRRSPCALSVKAHAFSVESLIGAEKRRRTTGEDTVSPGYEDGSNVSDITGSPGQRADRACTSDRGSEAECACDGSPESEDALLESPQPAALCTGPVTGSGEETRVDLQGADLWKRFHEIGTEMIITKAGRRMFPAMRVKITGLDPHQQYYIAMDIIPVDNKRYRYVYHSSKWMVAGNADSPVPPRVYIHPDSPASGETWMRQVVSFDKLKLTNNELDDQGHVSATIILHSMHKYQPRVHVIRKECGEELSPVKAIPAGEGTRTFAFPETVFTTVTAYQNQQITRLKIDRNPFAKGFRDSGRNRMGLEALVESYAFWRPSLRTLTFEDIPGITKQVIPGLHGGIGPSSHLLSTSPCSSPFQVCPLSPPDYACNRPIHPLHRYSNPSEAFHAPRGPSAYEGEGFCSLPHHASQLGYLSNPTPQGYAGLRLHSPPYSLYGYTFPQSPRLAASPDKMASAANHQSPFLGSSPSGTLTDSMGVLSGGQQGFLFDSRTLGLAGSQPGGGASQVTAHMS; encoded by the exons ATGGCAGAGAAGCGGCGCTCCCCGTGCGCGCTCAGCGTCAAGGCGCACGCCTTCTCCGTAGAGTCGCTGATCGGAGCAGAAAAGAGACGCAGGACGACCGGAGAGGATACCGTGTCCCCCGGCTACGAGGACGGATCCAATGTCTCTGATATAACCGGGAGCCCGGGGCAGCGAGCCGACAGAGCGTGCACCAGCGACCGGGGCAGCGAGGCGGAATGTGCATGTGACGGATCCC CAGAGAGCGAGGACGCGCTGCTGGAGAGCCCGCAGCCTGCAGCTCTGTGCACGGGGCCGGTGACCGGCAGCGGAGAGGAGACACGCGTGGACCTGCAGGGAGCAGACCTGTGGAAACGCTTCCACGAGATAGGCACGGAAATGATCATTACCAAGGCTGGACG GCGGATGTTCCCCGCTATGCGTGTGAAGATTACGGGCTTGGACCCTCACCAGCAGTATTACATTGCCATGGATATAATCCCCGTGGACAACAAGCGATATAG GTACGTGTACCACAGCTCTAAGTGGATGGTAGCGGGGAATGCGGACTCTCCTGTGCCGCCCAGAGTGTACATCCACCCTGACTCCCCGGCCTCAGGAGAGACGTGGATGCGTCAGGTGGTCAGCTTCGACAAACTCAAGCTGACCAACAACGAGCTGGACGACCAGGGACATGTAAGTGCAACT ATCATTCTGCACTCAATGCACAAGTACCAGCCGCGGGTCCATGTCATCCGTAAGGAGTGTGGAGAGGAGCTATCTCCAGTGAAAGCCATCCCTGCTGGGGAAGGCACCCGCACCTTCGCCTTCCCTGAGACTGTCTTCACCACCGTCACGGCCTATCAGAATCAACAG ATTACAAGGCTGAAAATTGACAGAAACCCATTTGCAAAAGGCTTCAGAGACTCTGGCAGAAATCG GATGGGGCTGGAGGCGCTGGTTGAGTCGTATGCATTCTGGCGTCCGTCTCTGCGAACGCTCACATTTGAGGACATCCCTGGCATTACCAAGCAAG TTATCCCAGGACTTCATGGTGGAATCGGACCATCTTCTCACCTGCTCTCCACGTCCCCCTGCTCCTCACCCTTCCAGGTTTGCCCTCTCAGCCCGCCTGACTACGCCTGCAACCGCCCCATCCACCCTCTCCACCGTTATAGCAACCCCTCGGAGGCCTTCCATGCTCCCAGAGGGCCATCTGCGTATGAAGGCGAAGGATTTTGTTCTCTGCCTCACCATGCTTCTCAACTTGGCTATCTATCCAACCCCACACCGCAGGGTTACGCTGGGCTTCGCCTCCACTCGCCACCCTACAGCCTGTACGGTTACACATTCCCTCAATCACCACGCCTCGCAGCCAGCCCTGACAAAATGGCTTCCGCTGCCAATCATCAGAGTCCCTTCCTTGGCTCGTCACCCAGTGGGACTCTAACGGACAGTATGGGTGTGCTCAGTGGAGGACAACAGGGCTTCTTGTTTGACTCCCGGACTTTAGGATTGGCAGGTAGCCAGCCGGGAGGAGGGGCCTCACAGGTCACTGCCCACATGAGCTGA
- the tbx18 gene encoding T-box transcription factor TBX18 isoform X2, whose protein sequence is MAEKRRSPCALSVKAHAFSVESLIGAEKRRRTTGEDTVSPGYEDGSNVSDITGSPGQRADRACTSDRGSEAECACDGSPESEDALLESPQPAALCTGPVTGSGEETRVDLQGADLWKRFHEIGTEMIITKAGRRMFPAMRVKITGLDPHQQYYIAMDIIPVDNKRYRYVYHSSKWMVAGNADSPVPPRVYIHPDSPASGETWMRQVVSFDKLKLTNNELDDQGHIILHSMHKYQPRVHVIRKECGEELSPVKAIPAGEGTRTFAFPETVFTTVTAYQNQQITRLKIDRNPFAKGFRDSGRNRMGLEALVESYAFWRPSLRTLTFEDIPGITKQVIPGLHGGIGPSSHLLSTSPCSSPFQVCPLSPPDYACNRPIHPLHRYSNPSEAFHAPRGPSAYEGEGFCSLPHHASQLGYLSNPTPQGYAGLRLHSPPYSLYGYTFPQSPRLAASPDKMASAANHQSPFLGSSPSGTLTDSMGVLSGGQQGFLFDSRTLGLAGSQPGGGASQVTAHMS, encoded by the exons ATGGCAGAGAAGCGGCGCTCCCCGTGCGCGCTCAGCGTCAAGGCGCACGCCTTCTCCGTAGAGTCGCTGATCGGAGCAGAAAAGAGACGCAGGACGACCGGAGAGGATACCGTGTCCCCCGGCTACGAGGACGGATCCAATGTCTCTGATATAACCGGGAGCCCGGGGCAGCGAGCCGACAGAGCGTGCACCAGCGACCGGGGCAGCGAGGCGGAATGTGCATGTGACGGATCCC CAGAGAGCGAGGACGCGCTGCTGGAGAGCCCGCAGCCTGCAGCTCTGTGCACGGGGCCGGTGACCGGCAGCGGAGAGGAGACACGCGTGGACCTGCAGGGAGCAGACCTGTGGAAACGCTTCCACGAGATAGGCACGGAAATGATCATTACCAAGGCTGGACG GCGGATGTTCCCCGCTATGCGTGTGAAGATTACGGGCTTGGACCCTCACCAGCAGTATTACATTGCCATGGATATAATCCCCGTGGACAACAAGCGATATAG GTACGTGTACCACAGCTCTAAGTGGATGGTAGCGGGGAATGCGGACTCTCCTGTGCCGCCCAGAGTGTACATCCACCCTGACTCCCCGGCCTCAGGAGAGACGTGGATGCGTCAGGTGGTCAGCTTCGACAAACTCAAGCTGACCAACAACGAGCTGGACGACCAGGGACAT ATCATTCTGCACTCAATGCACAAGTACCAGCCGCGGGTCCATGTCATCCGTAAGGAGTGTGGAGAGGAGCTATCTCCAGTGAAAGCCATCCCTGCTGGGGAAGGCACCCGCACCTTCGCCTTCCCTGAGACTGTCTTCACCACCGTCACGGCCTATCAGAATCAACAG ATTACAAGGCTGAAAATTGACAGAAACCCATTTGCAAAAGGCTTCAGAGACTCTGGCAGAAATCG GATGGGGCTGGAGGCGCTGGTTGAGTCGTATGCATTCTGGCGTCCGTCTCTGCGAACGCTCACATTTGAGGACATCCCTGGCATTACCAAGCAAG TTATCCCAGGACTTCATGGTGGAATCGGACCATCTTCTCACCTGCTCTCCACGTCCCCCTGCTCCTCACCCTTCCAGGTTTGCCCTCTCAGCCCGCCTGACTACGCCTGCAACCGCCCCATCCACCCTCTCCACCGTTATAGCAACCCCTCGGAGGCCTTCCATGCTCCCAGAGGGCCATCTGCGTATGAAGGCGAAGGATTTTGTTCTCTGCCTCACCATGCTTCTCAACTTGGCTATCTATCCAACCCCACACCGCAGGGTTACGCTGGGCTTCGCCTCCACTCGCCACCCTACAGCCTGTACGGTTACACATTCCCTCAATCACCACGCCTCGCAGCCAGCCCTGACAAAATGGCTTCCGCTGCCAATCATCAGAGTCCCTTCCTTGGCTCGTCACCCAGTGGGACTCTAACGGACAGTATGGGTGTGCTCAGTGGAGGACAACAGGGCTTCTTGTTTGACTCCCGGACTTTAGGATTGGCAGGTAGCCAGCCGGGAGGAGGGGCCTCACAGGTCACTGCCCACATGAGCTGA